Proteins encoded within one genomic window of Ammonifex degensii KC4:
- a CDS encoding helix-turn-helix domain-containing protein: MLLPPQKRVYFVRLEVRALGELPEMLTVREVAKLLRIPVRSAFQHCKDGRIPCVRIGRTVRVPKKKLFEALGLREEDLRPS; the protein is encoded by the coding sequence TTGCTTTTACCCCCTCAAAAGCGCGTGTATTTCGTGCGTCTGGAGGTGAGAGCCTTGGGCGAGCTACCGGAGATGCTTACCGTGCGGGAGGTGGCGAAGCTCCTGCGCATACCCGTGAGGAGCGCCTTCCAGCACTGCAAGGACGGGAGGATACCGTGCGTGAGGATAGGCCGCACGGTGAGGGTGCCGAAGAAGAAGCTCTTCGAGGCGCTGGGCCTGCGGGAGGAAGACCTCCGGCCCTCCTGA
- a CDS encoding tyrosine-type recombinase/integrase: MAGLLDAWLEAHARTWRPSTLANRRKVAGVWAELIGHLEVERLTPADVELALARLGERVKPSSAREYYDCLRRALRWARRRKLLSHDPTEGVPAPRRETREVEPWTEEEARRFLEHLEGARERKAYRALFRLLLATGMRLGEAQALRWEDVDFGRREVRVRRTYSQPGRCFHEPKTRKARRGIPVDAVTLAWLREWRKEQLEERLRAGERWADREGLVFTTEEGKPVPRSTVWYAFERLCRGAGVRRIRVHDLRHTHASLLLKRDVHPKVVQERLGHASVKTTLDTYSHLLPGVRERAVEAVEEALDRRIDRRLTAATGKPDGERV, from the coding sequence GTGGCCGGGCTCCTGGACGCCTGGCTGGAGGCCCACGCGCGCACCTGGCGCCCCAGCACCCTGGCGAACCGGCGAAAGGTCGCCGGGGTGTGGGCGGAGCTGATAGGCCACCTGGAGGTGGAGAGGCTCACCCCGGCCGACGTGGAGCTAGCCCTGGCGAGGCTGGGGGAGAGGGTGAAGCCCTCCTCCGCCCGCGAGTACTACGACTGCCTGAGGCGGGCGCTGAGGTGGGCCAGGAGGAGGAAGCTGCTCTCCCACGACCCGACGGAGGGGGTGCCCGCGCCGAGGAGGGAGACCAGGGAGGTCGAGCCGTGGACGGAGGAGGAGGCGAGGCGCTTCCTGGAGCACCTGGAGGGGGCCCGGGAGAGGAAGGCCTACAGGGCGCTCTTCCGGCTGCTGCTGGCGACCGGGATGAGGCTCGGTGAGGCGCAGGCCCTGAGGTGGGAGGACGTGGACTTCGGGAGGAGAGAGGTCCGCGTCCGGCGCACGTACTCCCAGCCCGGGAGGTGCTTCCACGAGCCGAAGACCAGAAAGGCCAGGCGCGGGATACCCGTGGACGCCGTGACCCTGGCGTGGCTCAGGGAGTGGAGGAAGGAGCAGCTGGAGGAGAGGCTGAGGGCGGGGGAGAGGTGGGCCGACCGCGAGGGCCTGGTCTTCACCACCGAGGAGGGGAAGCCGGTGCCGCGGTCCACGGTCTGGTACGCCTTCGAGAGGCTGTGCCGGGGGGCGGGAGTGAGGAGGATAAGGGTGCACGACCTGAGGCACACCCACGCGAGCCTGCTCCTGAAGCGGGACGTGCACCCGAAGGTGGTGCAGGAGAGGCTGGGCCACGCCAGCGTGAAGACCACGCTGGACACCTACTCGCACCTCCTGCCCGGCGTCCGGGAGCGGGCGGTCGAGGCGGTCGAGGAGGCGCTGGACCGCCGGATTGACAGGAGATTGACGGCCGCGACCGGAAAGCCGGACGGGGAGCGGGTTTGA
- a CDS encoding homoserine dehydrogenase, with protein sequence MRSFGIGLLGLGTVGRGVYRVLQENGEIIASRLGARLEVVKILVRDPKKDRGLAVPPELLTTDPQEVISHPAVDIVVEVMGGVEPARRYVLQALEQGKMVVTANKDLLALHGRELFDVASAARTDLFFEASVAGGIPIIKILKESLAANRIREIIGIINGTTNYILTRMSEEGLDFALALSEAQKHGYAEADPRADIEGLDAARKIAILASIAFNSRVTFPEVYAEGISRIEPADIKYARELGYTIKLLALARETEKGLEVRVHPALVSFKHPLASVRDVFNAVFVRGDAVGETMFYGRGAGELPTASAVVGDIMTAARQLLHGVKGMWGCTCFEQKPLVPVEETESCFYLRIKAVDRPGVLAGIAGAFGRHEVSLAAVIQKTTGEVADLVLVTHRVKEANLRAAEEELKKLPTVEAVANVIRVLEE encoded by the coding sequence GTGCGGAGCTTCGGGATAGGGCTTCTGGGGCTGGGAACGGTGGGGCGGGGTGTCTATCGGGTGCTTCAAGAAAACGGGGAAATAATTGCCTCCCGTCTCGGCGCCCGGCTGGAAGTGGTAAAGATCCTGGTGCGGGATCCCAAGAAGGATCGGGGGCTTGCCGTGCCGCCGGAGCTTTTGACCACCGACCCCCAGGAAGTAATTTCCCACCCGGCGGTGGACATCGTGGTGGAGGTCATGGGGGGAGTTGAGCCCGCGCGGCGGTATGTGCTCCAGGCGCTGGAGCAGGGGAAGATGGTGGTCACAGCCAACAAAGATCTGCTGGCCCTGCACGGCAGAGAGCTTTTTGATGTGGCTTCGGCCGCCAGGACCGACCTCTTTTTTGAAGCCAGCGTGGCGGGAGGCATCCCCATCATAAAGATCCTCAAGGAGTCTTTGGCCGCCAACCGCATCCGCGAGATCATCGGCATTATTAACGGAACAACTAACTATATTCTGACCCGGATGTCGGAAGAAGGTTTAGACTTTGCTTTGGCCTTGAGCGAAGCCCAGAAGCACGGGTACGCCGAGGCTGACCCCCGCGCCGATATTGAAGGGCTAGACGCAGCCCGCAAGATAGCCATTTTGGCTTCCATCGCCTTTAACTCTCGGGTAACCTTCCCGGAGGTATACGCCGAGGGGATAAGCCGGATAGAGCCGGCCGACATAAAGTACGCCCGGGAGCTGGGCTACACCATAAAGCTTTTGGCCTTGGCCCGGGAGACGGAAAAGGGTCTGGAGGTGCGGGTTCACCCTGCCCTCGTTTCTTTCAAACATCCCCTGGCGTCGGTGCGGGACGTCTTCAACGCCGTCTTTGTCCGGGGGGACGCCGTCGGGGAGACCATGTTCTACGGCCGGGGAGCGGGAGAACTTCCCACCGCCAGCGCGGTGGTAGGCGACATCATGACGGCGGCTAGGCAGCTTTTACACGGGGTAAAGGGAATGTGGGGGTGCACCTGCTTTGAGCAAAAACCGCTGGTCCCGGTAGAGGAGACGGAATCCTGCTTTTACCTGCGGATAAAAGCCGTCGACCGCCCCGGGGTGCTAGCGGGTATCGCCGGTGCTTTCGGGCGCCATGAGGTGAGCCTGGCCGCAGTGATCCAGAAGACCACCGGCGAGGTGGCTGACCTGGTGCTGGTGACCCACCGGGTGAAAGAGGCCAACTTGCGTGCTGCCGAGGAAGAGCTTAAAAAGCTCCCCACTGTAGAGGCGGTGGCCAACGTCATCCGGGTGCTAGAGGAATGA
- the thrB gene encoding homoserine kinase — translation MKLVTVTVPASTANLGSGCDCFALALSLYLRVTLAPRQEEGIFWEIKGEGATVLWQERERSLILKAFRRVEERLKGVFAFRGLKITVDNQIPLGAGLGSSGAAIVAGSLAANLLAGSVLTKEEILNLAAEIEGHPDNVAASLLGGAVAVAQTEKGVVVSQVEIDPELRIVVALPHFSLSTSASRRLLPSHYRREEVLFNLARAALLSSAFACRRYELLRWAMEDRLYYPYREKLIPGAGKVIEAALAAGAWGAALSGAGPSLVALTSKARADTVGEAMREAFAQARVEARLLILVPDNEGAKCTVTF, via the coding sequence ATGAAGCTTGTAACCGTGACTGTACCGGCCAGCACGGCCAACCTGGGATCAGGTTGTGACTGCTTTGCCCTGGCGCTTTCTCTCTACCTAAGGGTGACCCTGGCGCCGCGCCAGGAAGAGGGGATATTCTGGGAAATAAAGGGTGAGGGAGCCACTGTCTTGTGGCAGGAGAGGGAAAGAAGCCTTATCCTGAAAGCCTTTAGGCGTGTGGAGGAACGCCTGAAGGGAGTCTTTGCTTTCCGCGGCTTGAAGATCACCGTGGACAACCAGATCCCGCTGGGAGCTGGTTTGGGGTCGAGCGGAGCGGCGATTGTGGCGGGCAGCTTGGCCGCTAACCTACTTGCCGGTTCCGTTCTAACTAAGGAGGAGATTTTAAACCTCGCTGCGGAGATAGAGGGGCATCCGGACAATGTGGCCGCCTCCCTGCTGGGCGGAGCAGTGGCGGTAGCCCAAACAGAGAAAGGAGTTGTGGTAAGCCAAGTGGAAATAGACCCGGAGCTTAGAATTGTGGTAGCCCTCCCGCATTTTTCCCTTTCCACCTCTGCTTCTCGCCGCCTTCTCCCTTCCCATTACCGGCGGGAAGAGGTTCTCTTTAACCTGGCGCGTGCTGCTTTGCTGAGCAGCGCTTTTGCTTGTCGGCGCTATGAGCTTTTGCGCTGGGCTATGGAGGATCGCCTTTACTATCCTTACCGGGAAAAGCTCATTCCCGGTGCCGGCAAGGTTATAGAGGCGGCGCTGGCGGCAGGAGCCTGGGGGGCGGCTTTGAGCGGGGCCGGCCCCTCCTTGGTGGCTTTAACCTCCAAAGCCAGGGCAGACACTGTGGGAGAAGCCATGCGGGAAGCCTTCGCACAGGCGAGGGTGGAGGCGCGCTTGCTCATTTTGGTCCCGGACAACGAAGGGGCTAAGTGTACAGTGACATTCTGA
- a CDS encoding aspartate kinase: MLVVQKFGGSSVANAERIKRVAERVWRTRQAGNEVVVVVSAMGDTTDELIDLARQVTSDPSPREMDQLLSTGEQVSIALLAMALQALGAEAISLTGAQAGITTDGIYGKASISAVDTRRLKEELAAGRIPVVAGFQGLAPNGDVTTLGRGGSDTTAVALAAALQADLCEIYTDVEGVFTADPRLVPEAVKLPAISYDEMLELACLGAVVLHPRAVELAKIYQVPLRVRSSFSEDPGTVIKEEDDMEKKRVVSGVAHDLNVARIGIFDVFDRPGIAYRLFSSLAAENINVDMIIQGMTRDGRNDISFTVSRHELPQALKVVEKVKEEIGAKGYTYDDRVGKVSIVGAGMITRPGVAAAMFEALSREGINIEMISTSEIKVSCIIKEEEVPRAVKALHRHFGLENLGDKE, from the coding sequence ATGCTGGTAGTTCAGAAGTTCGGGGGCAGTTCGGTAGCCAACGCGGAGAGGATAAAGCGGGTGGCCGAGCGGGTCTGGCGCACAAGGCAGGCGGGTAACGAGGTAGTGGTGGTGGTCTCAGCCATGGGAGACACCACCGATGAGCTCATAGACCTGGCCCGCCAGGTAACTTCCGATCCCTCCCCGCGGGAGATGGACCAGCTTTTGAGTACCGGAGAGCAGGTATCGATAGCCCTGTTGGCCATGGCCCTGCAAGCCTTAGGGGCCGAGGCGATCTCGCTTACCGGGGCGCAGGCCGGGATAACCACCGACGGGATTTACGGCAAGGCCAGCATAAGCGCGGTGGATACCCGCCGGCTTAAAGAAGAGCTGGCGGCGGGGCGTATCCCGGTGGTGGCCGGCTTCCAGGGGCTGGCGCCTAACGGCGACGTGACTACCCTGGGGCGCGGCGGCTCGGACACTACGGCAGTAGCTTTGGCCGCGGCCTTGCAGGCGGACCTGTGCGAGATCTACACCGACGTAGAAGGGGTCTTCACCGCCGACCCCCGTCTGGTTCCGGAAGCGGTCAAGCTGCCGGCTATATCCTACGACGAGATGCTGGAGCTGGCCTGCCTGGGAGCGGTAGTTTTGCACCCCCGGGCGGTGGAACTGGCCAAGATCTATCAAGTTCCTCTGCGGGTGCGTTCCAGTTTTTCCGAAGATCCGGGTACGGTAATCAAGGAGGAGGACGATATGGAGAAAAAGAGGGTAGTTAGCGGGGTGGCCCACGACCTCAATGTGGCCAGGATCGGTATTTTCGACGTTTTTGACCGGCCGGGCATAGCTTATCGCCTTTTCTCCTCCTTAGCGGCGGAAAACATAAATGTAGACATGATAATTCAAGGAATGACACGCGACGGCCGGAACGACATTTCTTTCACTGTCTCGCGCCACGAACTTCCCCAGGCCCTCAAGGTGGTGGAAAAAGTGAAGGAGGAGATAGGGGCCAAAGGTTATACCTACGATGATCGGGTGGGGAAAGTGTCGATCGTAGGCGCGGGGATGATAACCCGCCCCGGGGTGGCCGCGGCTATGTTTGAGGCTTTGAGCCGCGAAGGAATTAACATCGAGATGATAAGCACCTCCGAGATCAAAGTTTCTTGTATAATCAAGGAAGAAGAAGTGCCCCGGGCGGTCAAGGCACTGCACCGGCACTTTGGCTTGGAGAACCTGGGAGACAAGGAATAA
- the hpt gene encoding hypoxanthine phosphoribosyltransferase, with amino-acid sequence MWQEIDRVLISREEIAARLEDLAGTIASELAGGELLVIGVLKGAVIFLADLVRKLPFPVEIDFLAVSSYGKSSVSSGVVRITKDLDYDITGRRVLLVEDIVDTGLTLNYLLGHLKSRQPQLLKVCVLLDKPERRKVPVQVDYVGFTIPDEFVVGYGLDYAGRYRNLPDICVLKREVYQAPRA; translated from the coding sequence GTGTGGCAGGAAATAGATCGGGTGCTGATCTCCCGGGAAGAGATAGCTGCCCGGCTGGAGGATCTGGCCGGGACCATTGCCTCCGAATTGGCTGGAGGAGAGCTCTTGGTTATAGGAGTGCTGAAGGGCGCAGTCATCTTTTTGGCTGATTTGGTACGCAAGCTTCCTTTCCCAGTAGAGATAGATTTCTTAGCCGTATCGAGTTATGGTAAGTCCAGTGTTTCTTCCGGCGTAGTGCGCATAACCAAGGATCTGGACTACGATATAACCGGAAGACGGGTACTGCTGGTGGAAGACATCGTGGACACCGGCCTTACCCTTAACTACCTGCTGGGGCACCTAAAGTCCCGCCAACCCCAGCTCCTTAAGGTCTGTGTTTTGCTGGACAAGCCGGAGCGCCGTAAAGTGCCGGTACAGGTGGATTACGTGGGTTTCACCATCCCGGACGAGTTCGTAGTAGGATACGGTCTGGATTACGCCGGGCGCTACCGCAACCTGCCCGACATCTGCGTGCTCAAGCGCGAGGTTTACCAGGCGCCCCGGGCTTAG
- the guaA gene encoding glutamine-hydrolyzing GMP synthase — protein MPGQELVLILDFGGQYTQLIARRVRECHVYCEIIPYHTSLGEIKERRPQGLILSGGPASVYEETAPSVPLELFEMGIPVLGICYGMQLMAHLLGGEVKPGIYREYGRTELYLTSPSPLWEGVDSPTPVWMSHGDLVTRVPQGFEVTASTKDVSVAAMEDPYRRLYGVQFHPEVAHTAAGKQIIRNFLFKVCNCQGTWTMSSFIASAIEEIRSQVGEERALAALSGGVDSTVAAVLVHRAIGNRLTCVFVNHGLLRKGEAESVRAAVQALGVPLVYVDASARFLAQLEGVVDPEEKRRRVGHEFIRVFEEEARKLGKVRFLVQGTLYPDVIESGTALSHRIKSHHNVGGLPEEMELELLEPLRYLFKDEVRELGKELGLPEEIVWRQPFPGPGLAVRILGAVTPEKLSLLREADAIVTEEIKKAGLEKELWQYFAILTDTRTVGVMGDRRTYAYTVAVRAVESQDGMTADWARLPYDLLEKIASRIVREVPGVNRVVYDITSKPPATIEWE, from the coding sequence TTGCCGGGACAGGAACTGGTCTTAATCTTAGACTTTGGCGGGCAGTATACCCAGCTTATTGCCCGGCGGGTGCGCGAATGCCACGTTTACTGCGAGATTATCCCCTACCATACCTCTCTAGGAGAAATTAAAGAACGTCGGCCGCAGGGGTTAATTCTTTCCGGCGGCCCGGCCAGCGTTTATGAGGAGACTGCTCCTAGCGTCCCCTTAGAGCTCTTTGAGATGGGTATTCCAGTGCTGGGAATATGCTACGGCATGCAGCTCATGGCTCACCTGCTGGGGGGGGAGGTCAAGCCGGGAATCTACCGGGAGTACGGGCGGACCGAGCTTTATCTGACCTCTCCTTCTCCTCTGTGGGAAGGGGTGGACAGTCCCACGCCAGTGTGGATGAGCCACGGCGATCTGGTCACCAGGGTTCCCCAGGGTTTTGAAGTCACCGCTTCCACCAAGGACGTGTCGGTAGCCGCCATGGAGGATCCTTACCGGCGGCTTTACGGGGTTCAGTTCCACCCGGAAGTGGCACATACGGCGGCAGGGAAGCAGATAATCCGTAATTTCCTTTTTAAGGTCTGTAACTGCCAGGGAACCTGGACCATGTCCTCTTTCATTGCCAGTGCTATCGAAGAGATAAGGAGCCAGGTGGGGGAGGAGAGGGCCCTTGCGGCTTTGAGCGGCGGGGTAGACTCCACCGTGGCCGCAGTTCTGGTTCACCGGGCCATAGGGAACCGACTCACCTGTGTTTTCGTTAACCACGGTCTCTTGCGCAAGGGAGAGGCGGAGTCGGTCCGTGCTGCCGTGCAAGCTTTGGGCGTACCCCTGGTTTACGTGGATGCTTCCGCCCGGTTTCTGGCGCAGTTGGAAGGCGTAGTGGATCCGGAGGAGAAGCGCCGTCGGGTAGGGCACGAGTTCATCCGGGTTTTCGAGGAAGAGGCGCGCAAGCTCGGGAAGGTGCGCTTCCTGGTGCAGGGGACCCTATACCCGGACGTTATCGAGAGCGGCACGGCTTTAAGCCACCGCATAAAGTCGCACCACAACGTAGGGGGCCTCCCGGAAGAGATGGAGCTGGAGCTCCTGGAGCCCTTACGCTACCTCTTCAAGGACGAGGTACGGGAACTGGGTAAAGAGTTAGGGTTGCCCGAGGAAATTGTCTGGCGCCAGCCCTTCCCGGGTCCCGGGTTGGCGGTGCGGATACTGGGGGCGGTCACGCCTGAGAAACTTTCTTTACTGCGCGAGGCCGACGCCATAGTTACTGAGGAAATCAAGAAGGCAGGGCTGGAAAAGGAGCTCTGGCAGTACTTTGCCATCCTCACCGACACGCGCACGGTGGGGGTCATGGGGGACAGGCGTACTTACGCCTACACGGTAGCCGTGCGGGCGGTGGAAAGCCAGGATGGAATGACGGCCGACTGGGCGCGTCTTCCCTACGACCTACTGGAAAAAATCGCTTCCCGGATAGTCCGGGAGGTACCCGGGGTCAATCGGGTGGTTTACGACATTACTTCCAAGCCGCCTGCTACCATAGAATGGGAATAA
- a CDS encoding NifU family protein: MREKVEAALAQIRPHLQRDGGDVELVAVEDGVVKVRLKGACGGCPMAMVTLKQGIERILKEAVPEVKEVVAV, encoded by the coding sequence ATGCGGGAAAAGGTAGAAGCGGCACTGGCCCAGATACGTCCCCACCTACAGCGGGACGGCGGCGATGTGGAGCTGGTAGCGGTAGAAGACGGCGTGGTGAAGGTACGGCTCAAGGGGGCTTGCGGCGGCTGCCCGATGGCTATGGTGACCCTTAAGCAGGGCATCGAGCGCATCCTCAAAGAAGCCGTACCCGAAGTTAAAGAAGTAGTGGCGGTTTAA
- a CDS encoding ferritin family protein has protein sequence MMSHLPLDLTKVDREDIDKQILRAAIIAELDAISFYEQLAAMATDENVQALLLDVAREEKTHVGEFQALLLRLDEEQAEELENGAEEVEELLGE, from the coding sequence ATGATGTCGCACCTTCCGCTCGACCTCACTAAGGTGGACCGCGAGGATATCGACAAGCAAATCCTGCGGGCGGCCATCATCGCCGAGCTTGACGCCATAAGCTTTTACGAGCAGCTGGCGGCCATGGCCACCGACGAGAACGTGCAGGCGCTTCTTTTGGATGTGGCCCGGGAAGAAAAAACGCACGTAGGAGAATTCCAGGCGCTGCTTTTGCGCCTAGATGAAGAGCAGGCCGAGGAACTGGAAAACGGCGCCGAAGAAGTGGAAGAGCTTTTGGGCGAGTAA
- a CDS encoding ribonuclease HI family protein, protein MRLTVHIDGASRGNPGPSACAVVFLDEKGNLREIHAKLLGTATNNVAEWEALAWALELALASYPQEELELDIRSDSLLVVRQFNGEYRIRSAELRTLAARVQALLKGNPNLKLSLRHVPREENFLADKVANQALELGRR, encoded by the coding sequence ATGCGGCTCACCGTTCACATCGACGGAGCAAGCAGGGGAAACCCGGGGCCTTCGGCATGTGCAGTGGTCTTCCTAGACGAGAAGGGAAACCTACGGGAGATTCACGCCAAGCTCCTGGGAACAGCTACTAATAACGTGGCAGAGTGGGAAGCGCTGGCCTGGGCGCTGGAACTGGCCCTGGCCAGCTACCCCCAAGAAGAGCTGGAACTGGATATACGTTCGGATTCCCTGCTGGTGGTCAGGCAGTTTAACGGTGAATACCGGATTCGATCAGCTGAGCTTCGCACCTTGGCCGCCAGGGTGCAGGCCCTACTGAAGGGTAACCCGAATTTGAAGCTTAGCCTACGCCATGTGCCCCGGGAGGAAAATTTCCTGGCCGACAAAGTAGCCAACCAGGCTTTGGAGCTGGGAAGGAGGTGA
- a CDS encoding ribonucleoside triphosphate reductase, with protein MVVPGTIVKRDGRVVPFDAARITVAVTKAAAATGEAVDTGEVTRCVLEELARSGVTVPTVEQVQDLVETCLMRLGYYRTAKAYILYRDQRRQIREMKALVSQSLIDQYLEEVDWRIKENANAGYSLQGLNNYLVGALAAEYWLEKVYPKEVREAHKNGDLHLHDLNLVAPYCMGWDLQSLLREGFNGVPGYTESSPPKHLRSALGQLYNFVYTLQGECAGAQAVSNFDTLLAPFVRADGLKYDQVKQAVQEFVFNLNVPTRVGFQTPFSNITLDVVVPEFLAKEPAVAGGKEMSFTYGDLQEEAEMIGRAFCEVMLEGDMRGRGFTFPIPTYNVTREFYDRPVAREVFRLAAKYGSPYFANFVNSDMKPEDVRSMCCRLRIDNRELYKRGGGLFGANPLTGSIGVVTLNLPRLAYLAKDEKDFFARLARLASIAVTALEVKRKALERFAEMGLYPFTVRYLSGVKKRFGKLFANHFSTIGLVGGNEMCLNLLGVGIGHPEGRAFALRVLEFLREFCRSAQERTGNLYNLEATPAEGCSYRLARIDKAKFPGIIVANEEDWKRGAEPYYTNSTHLPVDATDDPWEYLEHQDELQCAYTGGTVVHIWIGEEKPDPDACAEFVRRVFEGFRLPYLTLTPTYSVCPSHGRIGGRHDTCPQCGAECEVYSRVVGYYRPVSRWNAGKREEFRDRKMFRVGT; from the coding sequence TTGGTGGTTCCCGGAACCATCGTCAAGCGCGACGGGCGCGTTGTTCCGTTCGATGCTGCCAGGATTACGGTCGCGGTAACTAAGGCTGCCGCTGCGACCGGGGAGGCCGTTGACACGGGGGAAGTGACCCGCTGCGTCCTCGAAGAGCTTGCCCGGTCGGGAGTAACTGTTCCCACGGTGGAGCAGGTCCAGGACCTGGTGGAGACCTGCCTGATGAGATTGGGCTACTACCGCACGGCCAAGGCTTACATCCTTTACCGCGACCAGCGGCGGCAGATAAGGGAGATGAAGGCCCTGGTTTCCCAGAGCCTCATCGACCAGTACCTGGAGGAAGTCGACTGGCGGATAAAAGAGAACGCCAACGCCGGGTACTCCCTCCAGGGGCTGAACAACTACCTGGTCGGCGCACTGGCGGCGGAGTACTGGCTGGAGAAGGTCTACCCGAAGGAGGTGCGGGAGGCGCACAAAAACGGCGACCTGCACCTGCACGACCTGAACCTGGTGGCGCCTTACTGCATGGGGTGGGACCTGCAGTCTTTGCTCCGCGAGGGGTTCAACGGCGTCCCCGGCTACACGGAATCGTCTCCCCCGAAGCACCTGCGGTCTGCCCTGGGGCAGCTCTATAACTTCGTCTACACCTTGCAGGGGGAGTGCGCCGGAGCGCAGGCCGTGTCGAACTTCGACACGTTGCTGGCACCGTTCGTGCGGGCAGACGGGCTGAAATACGACCAGGTGAAGCAAGCCGTGCAGGAGTTCGTCTTTAACCTGAACGTGCCCACCAGGGTCGGTTTCCAGACCCCCTTTAGCAACATCACCCTGGATGTTGTCGTGCCGGAGTTCCTGGCAAAGGAACCCGCGGTCGCCGGCGGCAAAGAGATGTCCTTCACCTACGGCGACCTCCAGGAGGAGGCCGAGATGATCGGCCGTGCCTTCTGCGAGGTCATGCTGGAAGGGGATATGAGGGGCCGGGGCTTCACCTTTCCGATCCCCACATACAACGTCACGCGGGAATTTTATGACCGCCCCGTGGCCCGCGAGGTCTTCCGGCTGGCCGCGAAGTACGGCAGCCCATACTTCGCCAACTTTGTGAACTCCGACATGAAGCCGGAAGACGTCCGCTCGATGTGTTGTCGCCTCCGCATTGACAACCGCGAGCTTTACAAGCGCGGGGGCGGCCTTTTCGGCGCAAACCCGCTGACCGGTTCTATTGGCGTTGTGACCCTCAACCTGCCGCGCCTGGCTTACCTGGCGAAGGACGAGAAGGACTTCTTCGCGCGGCTGGCACGGCTGGCTTCCATTGCGGTCACCGCGCTGGAGGTCAAGCGCAAGGCCCTGGAGCGGTTCGCGGAGATGGGGCTCTACCCCTTCACCGTCCGCTATCTCTCGGGCGTGAAGAAGCGCTTCGGAAAGCTCTTCGCCAACCACTTCTCCACGATCGGGCTTGTGGGCGGCAACGAGATGTGCCTGAACCTCCTGGGCGTGGGTATCGGCCACCCGGAAGGCCGGGCCTTTGCGCTGAGGGTGCTGGAGTTCCTGCGGGAGTTCTGCCGCAGTGCCCAGGAGCGCACGGGCAACCTCTACAACCTGGAGGCGACGCCTGCCGAGGGTTGCTCCTACCGCCTGGCGCGGATCGACAAGGCGAAGTTCCCGGGGATCATCGTGGCGAACGAAGAGGACTGGAAGAGGGGCGCGGAGCCGTACTACACCAACAGCACCCACCTGCCGGTCGACGCCACGGACGACCCGTGGGAGTACCTGGAGCACCAGGACGAGCTCCAGTGCGCCTACACGGGCGGCACGGTCGTGCACATCTGGATAGGCGAGGAGAAGCCCGACCCGGACGCCTGCGCGGAGTTTGTTAGGAGGGTGTTCGAGGGCTTCCGGCTCCCGTACCTGACCCTGACGCCGACCTACTCCGTGTGTCCGTCGCACGGGCGCATCGGGGGCAGGCACGACACCTGCCCGCAGTGCGGCGCGGAGTGCGAGGTCTACTCCCGCGTCGTCGGCTACTACCGGCCCGTGAGCCGGTGGAACGCGGGCAAGCGGGAGGAGTTCCGCGACCGCAAGATGTTCCGGGTGGGAACGTAG
- a CDS encoding anaerobic ribonucleoside-triphosphate reductase activating protein, translating to MVVGGLLKLSLSDCPGKPAAVVFTRGCNFRCPWCHNPGLVDPARYVPEVPLGEVLGFLERRRKYLDAVVVSGGEPTVQGDLVPFLRALKGMGYLVKLDTNGSNPGVLLRVLGESLVDCLAVDYKVPFRLYREWTGGDSRPVKESVILALSFPGGYIRTTVVPGIHTPEVLEEMREEMNRVSSGAFPAGKWRLQEFRPGDLLDPDRIPR from the coding sequence GTGGTCGTCGGCGGGCTGCTCAAGCTCTCTTTGTCTGATTGCCCCGGGAAACCGGCTGCAGTCGTGTTCACCAGGGGCTGCAACTTCCGCTGCCCCTGGTGCCACAACCCTGGCCTGGTCGACCCGGCCAGGTACGTCCCAGAAGTGCCCCTGGGGGAAGTCCTGGGCTTTCTGGAGCGCAGGAGGAAATACCTGGACGCCGTGGTGGTGAGCGGCGGGGAGCCGACCGTCCAGGGAGACCTGGTACCTTTCCTCCGGGCTTTGAAGGGGATGGGCTACCTGGTCAAGCTGGACACCAACGGCTCGAACCCCGGCGTCCTACTCCGGGTTCTGGGGGAAAGCTTGGTGGACTGCCTGGCGGTGGACTACAAGGTTCCCTTCAGGCTCTACCGGGAGTGGACAGGAGGAGACTCCAGGCCCGTGAAGGAAAGTGTTATCCTGGCACTTTCCTTCCCCGGGGGCTACATCCGGACAACCGTGGTGCCGGGCATTCACACCCCGGAGGTTCTGGAGGAGATGCGGGAGGAGATGAACCGGGTGTCCTCTGGAGCCTTCCCTGCCGGGAAGTGGCGGTTGCAAGAATTCCGACCCGGCGACCTGCTGGATCCGGATAGGATTCCGCGCTAG